From one Paenibacillus terrae HPL-003 genomic stretch:
- a CDS encoding class I SAM-dependent methyltransferase: MQTVDYKQVPGHWVLASLGKRVLRPGGLKTTRWMIEGLDVTGQDVVIEFAPGLGITAQITLQLNPRRYIAIEQNEKAASIVKTYANGANREVIIADAEQVPLPDASATVVYGEAMLTMHTRAKKGQIISEARRLLKTGGKYAIHEMCLASNDIEPELRKQIYKDLAVAMRVNATPMTVSEWEQLLKEEGFKVVKIYTVPMHLLHLPRIIQDEGWLRFGKIAFNLMRNRAARARVMGMRKQFVKYADHLQAVSIIAER, encoded by the coding sequence ATGCAGACAGTAGATTACAAACAGGTGCCAGGGCACTGGGTATTGGCAAGTCTCGGTAAGCGCGTGCTTAGGCCCGGAGGGTTAAAAACGACACGTTGGATGATCGAAGGACTTGACGTAACCGGGCAGGATGTGGTTATTGAGTTTGCTCCCGGATTGGGCATCACTGCCCAAATCACATTGCAGCTTAATCCCCGCCGTTATATTGCGATTGAACAGAATGAGAAGGCGGCTTCTATTGTAAAAACGTATGCAAACGGAGCAAACCGGGAAGTAATTATTGCCGACGCTGAACAGGTTCCGTTGCCGGATGCCTCTGCGACGGTGGTATATGGGGAAGCTATGCTGACGATGCACACAAGAGCCAAGAAAGGACAGATTATTTCGGAAGCCAGACGGCTTTTGAAAACGGGCGGGAAGTATGCTATCCATGAGATGTGCTTAGCTTCAAATGATATTGAGCCTGAGCTCAGAAAGCAGATTTACAAGGATTTGGCTGTAGCCATGAGAGTGAATGCGACACCGATGACGGTATCGGAATGGGAACAGCTGCTGAAAGAGGAAGGCTTTAAGGTTGTTAAAATCTATACGGTCCCCATGCACTTATTGCATCTGCCACGTATCATTCAGGATGAGGGCTGGTTGAGGTTTGGCAAAATTGCCTTTAATCTTATGCGCAACCGTGCTGCCCGGGCAAGAGTTATGGGTATGCGCAAACAGTTTGTAAAGTACGCCGACCATCTACAAGCGGTCAGTATCATCGCTGAGCGATAG
- a CDS encoding cupin domain-containing protein has translation MKKTNLIQFQEYKEAAFTKRIVHKEADNVIFVLNFTPNAELPTHNHPEANVYLLVLEGNGTVTVNGEETAVVQGDIIHVTGDEHFSYRGGAEANSSLHVVLTKTPSESYAQNI, from the coding sequence ATGAAAAAAACAAACCTTATTCAATTTCAGGAATATAAAGAAGCTGCGTTTACAAAACGAATTGTGCATAAGGAAGCCGACAATGTAATCTTTGTTCTCAACTTCACTCCGAATGCCGAGTTGCCAACACATAATCATCCAGAAGCCAATGTATATTTGCTTGTTCTTGAAGGTAACGGTACGGTAACTGTGAATGGTGAAGAAACGGCAGTTGTGCAAGGGGATATCATTCATGTTACAGGAGATGAGCACTTCTCCTATCGTGGTGGTGCAGAGGCGAATTCCAGTCTGCATGTGGTGTTGACCAAAACGCCAAGTGAAAGCTATGCGCAAAACATATAA
- a CDS encoding FprA family A-type flavoprotein: MKPGFQLAKDIYWVGKIDNREVPFHRLLLSKGTTYNAYLLKTGKPTIVDTVDMAFGREFAEAVAELIDPLDIQYIIVNHTEPDHSGGLAALAAKATNATIVCTEIAVPEIQQMYKLQHRNFLVIKDGDQLDIGGKTLLFKETPYLHTEETMITYCVEDKILFPCDIFSTHVAVEHLFADEAGFDITEDFIGYYQAIIHPHRRYVRTLINAVADLDIEMIAPSHGFAIRHDIAKFIDLYASMSTETKDDRKVAIVYATLKNNTKKMANILKDCFLENQIKVELWDVDKADETEILNSIASADAVFVGSSTKYADMTGKLEDLLQKMQKMNLEGKLAAAFGSYGWSGEAIEVVQDYLNGTNMKVQSTSEVIKSTGMTHVEFPVRIRFSPTEDEKVKKIKNAAEFVSDLLLSVI, translated from the coding sequence ATGAAACCAGGATTCCAACTGGCAAAGGATATTTATTGGGTAGGAAAAATTGATAATCGTGAGGTTCCCTTTCATCGTCTTCTACTATCAAAGGGTACAACATATAATGCATATTTGCTAAAAACTGGTAAGCCAACCATTGTAGATACCGTAGATATGGCGTTCGGCAGAGAATTTGCAGAGGCTGTAGCCGAATTGATCGATCCGCTGGACATTCAATATATTATTGTCAACCACACGGAACCGGATCACTCCGGCGGACTGGCTGCGCTTGCTGCCAAGGCAACGAACGCTACGATTGTCTGCACAGAGATTGCCGTTCCGGAAATTCAGCAAATGTACAAGCTTCAGCATCGCAACTTCCTCGTCATCAAGGATGGGGATCAACTGGATATTGGAGGCAAGACATTGCTGTTCAAGGAAACACCTTACCTTCATACGGAAGAAACCATGATTACGTATTGCGTGGAAGACAAAATCTTGTTCCCGTGTGATATTTTCAGCACACACGTGGCTGTGGAGCATCTATTTGCCGATGAAGCCGGTTTTGATATCACCGAGGACTTTATCGGATACTATCAGGCTATTATCCATCCGCACCGCAGATATGTACGTACATTAATCAACGCGGTTGCTGACCTGGATATTGAGATGATTGCTCCTTCCCACGGCTTTGCGATCCGGCACGATATTGCCAAATTCATTGATTTGTACGCATCTATGAGCACCGAAACCAAGGATGATAGAAAAGTAGCGATTGTTTATGCCACCTTAAAAAATAATACTAAAAAAATGGCAAACATCCTGAAAGACTGCTTTTTGGAGAACCAAATCAAGGTAGAGCTATGGGACGTAGATAAGGCAGATGAAACGGAGATTTTGAATAGTATTGCCTCAGCGGATGCTGTTTTCGTCGGTAGCTCTACCAAATATGCTGACATGACGGGCAAGCTGGAAGACCTGCTGCAAAAAATGCAAAAGATGAATCTGGAAGGCAAGCTGGCTGCTGCCTTTGGTTCCTACGGCTGGAGCGGAGAAGCCATTGAAGTTGTACAGGATTACTTGAACGGTACCAATATGAAGGTCCAAAGCACTTCCGAGGTAATCAAATCAACCGGTATGACGCATGTGGAATTCCCGGTACGCATCCGCTTCTCTCCTACAGAAGATGAAAAAGTGAAGAAAATTAAAAACGCCGCTGAATTTGTCTCGGATCTACTGCTTAGCGTCATTTGA
- a CDS encoding NAD(P)/FAD-dependent oxidoreductase has protein sequence MGNQHYAIIGGSVAAINAAKAIRDHDELAEISIYGEEASLPYNRVKLSKGLFTDLHSDKILIKKEKWFASQRIHVYSGIKITAIHAEDCTIETANGQTVAYDKLLLCTGAHNRKLLLDGASLRNVHNIRFRQDADRLKAELRQGDRICIIGGGIQGVETAWSFQQAGYSVTILEASHRLMPRQLDEKASAILTQRITEQGTEVRLGQGVKHITGTDHVEGVELQDGSVIPCEHVVYSIGIVPNTELAHQIGLDIGHGIRVNAQMETSFPNIYAAGDVAEFQNRVDGLWESAIEQGKIAGANMAGTSVDYQRPIPVTLSNSYECPLFSIGLVDEQVCDTSLTRENQVSYTRMFIQNGSICGVIGFGDALASLPYKTAILQGLKPDAPELTKILG, from the coding sequence ATGGGTAATCAACATTACGCTATTATCGGAGGGAGCGTTGCCGCCATTAACGCGGCAAAAGCGATCAGGGATCATGATGAGCTGGCCGAAATTTCTATTTACGGGGAAGAAGCATCCCTGCCGTATAACCGAGTCAAGCTTTCCAAGGGACTATTCACTGACCTGCACAGCGATAAAATCCTGATCAAAAAGGAAAAATGGTTTGCCAGTCAACGAATTCATGTGTATTCCGGCATAAAGATCACCGCGATACATGCAGAGGACTGCACCATCGAAACAGCCAACGGGCAAACCGTTGCTTACGACAAGCTGCTGCTGTGTACAGGAGCCCACAACCGCAAGCTTTTGCTGGACGGAGCTTCACTAAGGAACGTTCACAATATCCGGTTTCGGCAAGATGCAGACAGACTTAAAGCGGAATTGCGACAAGGAGACCGGATATGTATCATCGGCGGTGGTATTCAGGGTGTAGAAACCGCCTGGTCCTTCCAGCAAGCCGGGTATTCCGTAACCATTTTGGAAGCTTCGCACCGGCTTATGCCCCGCCAACTGGATGAGAAGGCCTCTGCTATCTTGACCCAACGGATTACCGAACAGGGCACCGAGGTAAGGCTTGGGCAAGGTGTAAAGCATATTACAGGCACAGATCACGTAGAAGGTGTAGAACTACAGGACGGCTCTGTGATTCCCTGCGAGCATGTCGTATATTCTATCGGAATCGTACCCAATACTGAACTTGCTCACCAAATCGGCCTTGATATTGGACACGGCATTCGGGTGAATGCACAGATGGAGACCAGCTTTCCCAATATATATGCGGCAGGTGATGTAGCCGAATTTCAGAATAGAGTGGACGGATTATGGGAAAGTGCCATAGAGCAAGGAAAAATAGCAGGCGCGAATATGGCGGGCACTTCCGTCGATTACCAGCGTCCCATCCCTGTCACCCTGTCCAACAGTTATGAATGCCCCTTGTTTTCCATAGGTCTGGTAGACGAACAAGTCTGTGACACCAGCCTGACCCGTGAAAATCAAGTTTCTTATACACGTATGTTCATACAAAACGGCTCTATCTGCGGCGTGATCGGCTTTGGGGATGCTCTCGCTTCACTTCCATATAAAACAGCCATCCTCCAGGGACTCAAACCGGATGCGCCAGAGCTTACAAAAATTTTAGGATGA
- the rd gene encoding rubredoxin, with product MKKYVCQPCGYIYDPAVGDPDEDVMPGTAFEDLPEDWVCPVCGEDQSHFAPIDDTE from the coding sequence ATGAAAAAATATGTATGTCAGCCCTGTGGATATATTTATGATCCTGCTGTGGGTGATCCTGATGAAGACGTTATGCCAGGTACAGCGTTCGAAGACCTTCCGGAAGACTGGGTTTGTCCAGTCTGCGGTGAGGATCAGAGCCATTTTGCCCCAATAGATGATACAGAATAA
- a CDS encoding Crp/Fnr family transcriptional regulator, protein MSCPCECAKEPCARKVPIFSSLSCEDLCKVSSMIRHRKYQKGEALIVEEQASDTLYIIKSGHVKLLKMTPQGKEQILHILTTGDFFGELNIFNNDELSNFSAYALKDTDICMLTKDDMEELIRNNPDISLKLLKTITKRLAHTENLAQSLATKDPEIRIAYMILELGHKYGKPDGSHIKINLPLSREEMANYVGVTRETISRKFGKFEQLGIIHTKGTREITICDIEKLNEYMD, encoded by the coding sequence ATGTCCTGCCCCTGTGAGTGCGCAAAGGAGCCCTGTGCCCGCAAAGTACCTATCTTTTCCTCTTTGTCCTGCGAAGATTTGTGCAAGGTCAGCTCCATGATCCGGCACCGAAAATATCAGAAAGGCGAGGCCTTGATTGTCGAGGAACAGGCATCCGATACGTTGTACATTATTAAAAGCGGGCATGTCAAGCTGCTGAAGATGACGCCTCAGGGTAAAGAACAAATTCTTCACATTCTGACAACTGGCGATTTTTTTGGCGAGTTGAATATATTTAATAACGACGAGCTAAGCAATTTTAGTGCGTATGCCCTAAAGGATACTGATATTTGTATGCTCACCAAGGATGATATGGAGGAGTTGATTCGCAACAATCCCGATATCTCTTTGAAGCTGCTCAAAACGATTACCAAACGCTTGGCCCATACCGAAAACCTGGCTCAAAGCCTGGCTACCAAAGACCCGGAAATCCGCATCGCCTATATGATTCTTGAGCTTGGGCATAAATATGGCAAACCGGACGGATCTCACATTAAAATAAACCTCCCCCTTTCACGCGAGGAAATGGCTAATTACGTAGGTGTCACACGTGAAACCATCAGTCGCAAATTCGGAAAATTCGAACAGCTGGGGATTATTCATACTAAGGGTACACGAGAGATTACCATCTGCGATATAGAGAAACTGAACGAATATATGGATTGA
- a CDS encoding glycosyltransferase 87 family protein, with amino-acid sequence MGAPGQRPSNGQTAGNRGAGNIGQDTRSNSTSTDTMNSSDGKSQGTTGQSADSSTQGTSTTGDKGTTAGNDNSTSGGKGAVRDGQHRGPGGMSGNGGSGKSMGGPGGGMGGGRGGQSSSAYATPLAIFAAVFFGAFVFIAYRFRAREWKLGERNRGLMLWTVLSVGFFLRMAIAPWISGHMDLMLFRNWATTAADSLSGFYTNGSSDYPPFYIYILYVIGKIGSTDAFSPYMSVLLRLPNILADIVTAYMLYRLASKRVGYAISLGLAIFYVFNPAVFINSTFWGQVDSFFTMLIVGMIVLLVENRIGWSTVLFTIAVLMKPQGIIYGPILFFELLRQRKVQPWLLAVGAAVVTTILVILPFSWGQEPLWLLDLYKGTVGEYPYASVNAYNFFALIGGNYTQDTTTLFLFSYHKWGMICIVLVTLFTWWMYTRSRKPQFAAAAALVLIAGVFTFASSMHERYLFPAAALAVLAYLYLRDRRFLWLAGGFSLTIFLNTFDIFYSSNSRDQYGIILCVTSLLNVLLFGYLVKVVWDCSKSNTIEAAPAKDRVPSGLPSGKPAWGASSQAVNTTMEK; translated from the coding sequence ATGGGAGCACCGGGGCAACGCCCTTCGAACGGACAGACCGCTGGAAATCGTGGAGCGGGAAATATAGGGCAGGATACCCGCTCAAATTCGACATCGACGGATACCATGAACAGCTCTGACGGTAAGAGTCAAGGAACGACAGGCCAATCTGCCGATTCATCTACCCAAGGTACTTCGACAACGGGTGATAAAGGTACAACGGCGGGGAATGACAATTCCACATCCGGGGGCAAAGGTGCTGTCAGAGACGGGCAGCACCGAGGTCCGGGCGGCATGTCCGGTAACGGTGGCTCTGGTAAGAGCATGGGCGGACCCGGCGGTGGTATGGGTGGTGGAAGAGGCGGACAGTCTTCATCTGCTTATGCGACTCCGCTGGCGATCTTCGCCGCTGTATTCTTCGGTGCGTTTGTGTTTATTGCATACCGTTTTCGGGCCCGTGAATGGAAGCTCGGGGAACGTAACCGGGGGCTGATGCTGTGGACCGTGCTGAGTGTGGGGTTCTTTTTAAGAATGGCAATAGCCCCATGGATTTCGGGTCACATGGATTTAATGCTGTTCCGTAACTGGGCTACCACGGCAGCGGATAGCTTATCGGGCTTTTACACGAATGGATCAAGTGATTATCCGCCGTTCTATATTTATATTTTATATGTGATCGGTAAAATCGGTTCTACAGATGCTTTCAGTCCCTATATGTCTGTGCTGCTGCGGCTTCCGAATATATTAGCCGATATCGTGACAGCGTACATGCTGTATCGGCTGGCAAGCAAACGGGTCGGCTATGCAATTAGCCTCGGGCTGGCTATATTCTATGTGTTTAACCCGGCTGTATTTATCAATTCGACCTTCTGGGGACAGGTAGATTCATTCTTTACCATGCTGATTGTGGGCATGATTGTGCTGCTGGTGGAAAACCGGATCGGCTGGTCTACCGTATTGTTTACGATAGCGGTGTTGATGAAGCCACAGGGGATTATTTATGGCCCGATTCTGTTCTTCGAGCTGCTGAGACAACGCAAAGTTCAACCTTGGTTGCTGGCTGTAGGTGCAGCCGTTGTGACGACAATTCTGGTCATATTGCCTTTTTCGTGGGGGCAGGAGCCGTTATGGCTGCTTGATTTATACAAGGGAACGGTTGGCGAGTATCCGTATGCTTCCGTGAACGCGTATAACTTCTTCGCACTGATTGGCGGCAATTATACGCAGGATACTACGACGTTGTTCCTGTTCAGCTACCATAAATGGGGCATGATCTGCATTGTACTGGTGACTTTGTTTACGTGGTGGATGTATACCCGCAGTCGGAAACCACAATTTGCGGCAGCGGCTGCACTGGTGCTAATTGCAGGTGTATTTACCTTTGCTTCCAGCATGCATGAACGATACTTGTTCCCTGCCGCTGCGTTGGCGGTACTGGCGTATCTGTATTTGAGGGATCGAAGATTTTTGTGGCTCGCGGGTGGATTCAGCCTTACGATTTTCCTGAACACCTTTGATATTTTCTATAGCTCCAATTCCCGGGATCAGTACGGTATCATATTGTGTGTGACCTCGTTGTTGAACGTGCTGCTGTTTGGGTATTTGGTCAAAGTCGTATGGGATTGCTCCAAATCCAACACGATTGAGGCCGCTCCTGCCAAGGACAGGGTTCCGTCAGGGCTTCCTTCCGGGAAACCTGCATGGGGAGCGTCTTCTCAAGCCGTGAACACAACGATGGAAAAATAG